In one Streptomyces sp. NBC_00597 genomic region, the following are encoded:
- a CDS encoding NADH-quinone oxidoreductase subunit A, with amino-acid sequence MPDPTVSTVTVLAADYFRSYSVVGLLAVLGVLFVAVAFGAGRLLRPVVPTPEKLLTYECGVDPVGEGWAHTQVRYYVYAFLYVIFAVDSIFLFPWATVFAAAGYGTTTLVEMFIFLGFLAVGLLYAYKKGVLEWT; translated from the coding sequence GTGCCCGACCCAACGGTATCGACCGTAACCGTGCTCGCGGCGGACTATTTCCGGAGTTATTCGGTCGTCGGCCTGCTGGCCGTCCTCGGTGTGCTCTTCGTGGCCGTCGCGTTCGGCGCGGGCCGCCTGCTGAGACCGGTCGTCCCGACCCCTGAGAAGCTGCTGACGTACGAGTGCGGCGTGGACCCCGTGGGCGAGGGCTGGGCGCACACCCAGGTCCGCTACTACGTCTACGCGTTCCTCTACGTCATCTTCGCCGTCGACTCGATCTTCCTCTTCCCGTGGGCGACCGTGTTCGCCGCCGCCGGCTACGGCACGACGACGCTCGTGGAGATGTTCATCTTCCTGGGCTTCCTGGCCGTCGGCCTGCTCTACGCGTACAAGAAGGGCGTCCTCGAATGGACGTGA
- a CDS encoding NADH-quinone oxidoreductase subunit B family protein — protein sequence MDVTPAGTSAEPQLLPEPKRLGVLSRLAPEPMKVVLNWGRRYSLWVFNFGLACCAIEFIAASMARHDFIRLGVIPFAPGPRQADLMIVSGTVTDKMAPAVKRLYEQMPEPKYVISFGACSNCGGPYWDSYSVTKGVDQIIPVDVYVPGCPPRPEALLQGILKLQEKIARESLADRYATSATGAGPSVTQLTSGLVTPPPAPGAGA from the coding sequence ATGGACGTGACACCGGCCGGGACGTCGGCCGAGCCCCAGCTGCTCCCGGAGCCCAAGCGGCTCGGGGTCCTCTCCCGGCTCGCCCCGGAGCCCATGAAGGTGGTCCTGAACTGGGGCCGCCGCTACAGCCTGTGGGTCTTCAACTTCGGCCTCGCCTGCTGCGCGATCGAGTTCATCGCCGCGTCGATGGCCCGGCACGACTTCATCCGGCTCGGCGTCATCCCCTTCGCCCCCGGCCCGCGCCAGGCGGACCTGATGATCGTCTCCGGCACGGTGACGGACAAGATGGCGCCGGCCGTGAAGCGGCTGTACGAGCAGATGCCGGAGCCCAAGTACGTCATCTCCTTCGGCGCCTGCTCCAACTGCGGCGGGCCCTACTGGGACTCGTACTCGGTGACGAAGGGCGTCGACCAGATCATCCCCGTCGACGTCTACGTCCCCGGCTGCCCGCCGCGCCCGGAGGCGCTGCTCCAGGGCATCCTCAAGCTCCAGGAGAAGATCGCCCGGGAGTCGCTGGCGGACCGCTACGCCACCTCCGCAACCGGGGCGGGGCCCTCGGTCACGCAGCTCACCAGCGGCCTGGTCACGCCCCCGCCGGCACCGGGAGCGGGCGCATGA
- a CDS encoding NADH-quinone oxidoreductase subunit C, with amino-acid sequence MNLYDSLPDAAATVFGAEAVAEHAYDLLTVDVPVGSWIAALEIARDKLGCTYFDWLSAVDEPGTGFRICAHVVSLENHRVRRLLLRTTVPHSAPSLPSAVAVYAGAEWHERETFEMFGVVFTDHPHLVPLLLPENFEGHPLRKDFVLAARVAKAWPGAKEPGEAHDPDAPKRRQMLPPGVPDPNDWGPLKGQLPPAPARPARTARAPREGAPVRRTRSVTEGSATQSAETEAAAPRPARRTRSVSEGSASQAVPAAEPDTEAAAPRPARRTRSVSEGSASQAVPAAEPGAEPEAPRPDSQAVPSAEPEAEAEADEARPRRTVAPGRRPAPRSADAPWHNPQPAFADRDPEPEPEREPEREPKTGPGDTPEPEPEPDNGGDA; translated from the coding sequence ATGAACCTCTACGACTCCCTCCCCGACGCCGCCGCGACGGTCTTCGGCGCGGAGGCGGTGGCCGAGCACGCGTACGACCTCCTGACCGTCGACGTGCCGGTCGGCAGCTGGATCGCGGCGCTGGAGATCGCCAGGGACAAGCTGGGCTGCACGTACTTCGACTGGCTGAGCGCGGTCGACGAGCCGGGCACCGGCTTCCGGATCTGCGCGCACGTCGTGTCCCTCGAAAACCACCGCGTACGCAGGCTGCTCCTGCGGACGACGGTCCCGCACTCGGCGCCGTCCCTGCCGTCGGCGGTCGCGGTCTACGCGGGCGCGGAATGGCACGAGCGGGAGACGTTCGAGATGTTCGGCGTGGTCTTCACCGACCACCCGCACCTGGTCCCGCTGCTCCTCCCGGAGAACTTCGAGGGGCACCCGCTGCGCAAGGACTTCGTCCTGGCCGCGCGCGTGGCGAAGGCCTGGCCGGGAGCCAAGGAGCCGGGCGAGGCACACGACCCCGATGCGCCGAAGCGCCGCCAGATGCTCCCGCCGGGCGTCCCGGACCCCAACGACTGGGGCCCGCTCAAGGGCCAGCTCCCGCCGGCCCCCGCCCGCCCGGCCCGTACCGCCCGCGCCCCGCGCGAGGGCGCCCCGGTCCGGCGCACCCGCTCGGTGACGGAAGGCTCCGCGACCCAATCCGCGGAAACCGAAGCCGCCGCCCCGCGCCCGGCCCGGCGTACCCGCTCGGTGTCGGAGGGTTCGGCGAGTCAGGCGGTCCCCGCGGCGGAGCCGGACACCGAAGCCGCCGCCCCGCGCCCGGCCCGGCGTACCCGCTCGGTGTCGGAGGGTTCGGCGAGTCAGGCGGTCCCCGCGGCGGAGCCCGGTGCGGAGCCCGAGGCCCCGCGGCCGGACAGTCAGGCCGTGCCGTCGGCGGAGCCGGAGGCCGAGGCCGAGGCCGACGAGGCGCGCCCGCGGCGTACCGTCGCGCCGGGGAGGCGCCCCGCCCCCCGCAGCGCGGACGCGCCCTGGCACAACCCCCAGCCCGCCTTCGCGGACCGGGATCCCGAGCCGGAACCGGAACGGGAACCCGAACGGGAACCCAAGACCGGGCCCGGCGACACCCCCGAACCCGAACCCGAACCCGACAACGGAGGCGACGCGTGA
- a CDS encoding complex I subunit 1 family protein: protein MNDVLDVALRLIVVFAVFLVLPLVVGQTEHKVMAHMQGRLGPMYAGGFHGWAQLVADGVKFAQKEDVVPAEADRRIFQLAPAVALLPYLLVLVAIPIGPGEGAVGQVIDAGLFFVLAVMGVGVLGSLMAGWASANKFSLLGGLRTAAQLLAYELPMLLAAASVAMAAGTVSLPGIVDAFHWWWLPWQIAGALVFFTAGLAELQRPPFDMPVADSEIIFGAYTEYTGLRFALFLLAEYAGIVVLCALTTVLFLGGWHGPFADGWVWTLLKTAVLAFVVIWLRVSYPRLREDQLQKLAWTTLIPLALAQIALTGIVKVAIL, encoded by the coding sequence GTGAACGACGTCCTCGACGTCGCCCTGCGACTCATCGTCGTCTTCGCCGTCTTCCTCGTGCTCCCGCTCGTCGTCGGGCAGACCGAGCACAAGGTGATGGCGCACATGCAGGGCCGCCTCGGCCCCATGTACGCAGGCGGCTTCCACGGCTGGGCCCAGCTCGTCGCCGACGGCGTGAAGTTCGCGCAGAAGGAGGACGTCGTCCCGGCCGAGGCCGACCGCCGCATCTTCCAGCTCGCACCCGCCGTCGCCCTGCTGCCGTACCTCCTCGTCCTCGTCGCCATCCCCATCGGCCCGGGCGAGGGCGCCGTCGGCCAGGTCATCGACGCCGGGCTGTTCTTCGTGCTCGCCGTCATGGGCGTCGGCGTCCTCGGCAGCCTGATGGCCGGCTGGGCCTCCGCCAACAAGTTCTCCCTGCTCGGCGGCCTGCGCACCGCCGCTCAGCTCCTCGCGTACGAGCTCCCCATGCTGCTCGCCGCCGCCTCCGTCGCGATGGCCGCCGGGACCGTGTCCCTCCCCGGCATCGTCGACGCCTTCCACTGGTGGTGGCTGCCCTGGCAGATCGCCGGCGCGCTCGTCTTCTTCACGGCCGGCCTCGCCGAACTCCAGCGGCCCCCCTTCGACATGCCCGTCGCCGACTCCGAGATCATCTTCGGCGCGTACACCGAGTACACCGGCCTGCGCTTCGCGCTGTTCCTGCTCGCCGAGTACGCCGGCATCGTCGTCCTGTGCGCCCTGACCACCGTCCTGTTCCTCGGCGGCTGGCACGGGCCGTTCGCCGACGGCTGGGTCTGGACCCTCCTGAAGACCGCGGTCCTCGCGTTCGTCGTGATCTGGCTCCGCGTCAGCTACCCCCGGCTGCGCGAGGACCAGCTCCAGAAGCTCGCCTGGACCACACTCATCCCGCTGGCGCTCGCCCAGATCGCGCTCACCGGCATCGTGAAGGTGGCGATCCTCTAA
- a CDS encoding NADH-quinone oxidoreductase subunit I produces MPVPGSGLAKGLAVTLRTMTKRAHTAQYPEVQPELPPRTRGVIGLFEENCTVCMLCARECPDWCIYIDSHKETVPAATPGGRERSRNVLDRFAIDFSLCMYCGICIEVCPFDALFWSPEFEYAETDILELTHERDKLREWMWTVPAPPALDPAAEEPKEIAAARKAVEKAEVAAAAAAAAAAEAAGEAPAAGEAPAAPGTDDPTTTPEGDA; encoded by the coding sequence ATGCCCGTCCCCGGATCCGGCCTCGCCAAGGGCCTCGCCGTCACGCTGCGCACGATGACGAAGCGCGCGCACACCGCCCAGTACCCCGAGGTGCAGCCCGAGCTCCCGCCCCGCACCCGCGGGGTCATCGGCCTGTTCGAGGAGAACTGCACGGTCTGCATGCTGTGCGCCCGCGAGTGCCCCGACTGGTGCATCTACATCGACTCCCACAAGGAGACGGTCCCGGCCGCCACCCCCGGCGGACGCGAGCGCAGCCGCAACGTCCTCGACCGTTTCGCCATCGACTTCTCCCTCTGCATGTACTGCGGCATCTGCATCGAGGTGTGCCCCTTCGACGCCCTCTTCTGGTCGCCGGAGTTCGAGTACGCGGAGACGGACATCCTCGAACTCACCCACGAGCGCGACAAGCTGCGCGAGTGGATGTGGACCGTCCCGGCCCCGCCCGCCCTGGACCCGGCCGCGGAGGAGCCCAAGGAGATCGCCGCCGCCCGCAAGGCCGTGGAGAAGGCCGAGGTCGCGGCCGCGGCCGCTGCGGCAGCCGCCGCCGAGGCCGCAGGCGAAGCGCCCGCCGCAGGCGAAGCCCCCGCCGCGCCCGGCACCGACGACCCGACCACCACCCCGGAGGGAGACGCGTGA
- a CDS encoding NADH-quinone oxidoreductase subunit J yields MTPAATALAAAATGHGFLSPTGVEIAFVLVGLATLGAAAVTVTTRQLVHAALWLVVALGGIAVEYLLLTAEFIAWVQVLIYLGSVVVLLLFGLMLTKAPIGRSPDADSNNRWVALGVALVAAAALVWVVVDAFRTTWIDLDGPVQGSTEVIGKILFQHWVLPFEALSVLLLAALIGAIVLSRRDAVGGPDDKKGQQR; encoded by the coding sequence GTGACCCCCGCAGCCACCGCCCTGGCCGCCGCGGCGACGGGCCACGGGTTCCTGTCCCCGACCGGCGTCGAGATCGCCTTCGTCCTCGTCGGCCTCGCCACCCTCGGCGCGGCCGCGGTCACGGTCACCACCAGGCAGCTCGTGCACGCCGCCCTGTGGCTGGTCGTCGCGCTCGGCGGCATCGCCGTCGAGTACCTCCTGCTGACGGCCGAGTTCATCGCCTGGGTCCAGGTCCTGATCTACCTCGGCTCCGTGGTCGTCCTCCTCCTCTTCGGGCTGATGCTCACCAAGGCCCCCATCGGCCGTTCCCCGGACGCCGACTCGAACAACCGCTGGGTCGCCCTCGGCGTCGCCCTCGTCGCGGCCGCCGCGCTCGTCTGGGTCGTCGTCGACGCGTTCCGCACCACCTGGATCGACCTCGACGGACCCGTCCAGGGTTCCACCGAGGTCATCGGCAAGATCCTCTTCCAGCACTGGGTGCTGCCCTTCGAGGCGCTCTCCGTCCTCCTCCTCGCGGCCCTGATCGGCGCCATCGTCCTCTCCCGCAGGGACGCCGTCGGTGGGCCCGACGACAAGAAGGGGCAGCAGCGCTGA
- the nuoK gene encoding NADH-quinone oxidoreductase subunit NuoK encodes MHLVYPAVLAALLFCTGLYGVLARRNAILVLMSVELMLNAVNLNLVAFDVWLRDALHAGQALTLFTIAIAAAEIGIGLAIVLMVYRNRGTSDVDRLRDTAEGHEPAPNNQSEVTA; translated from the coding sequence ATGCACCTCGTCTACCCCGCCGTGCTCGCGGCGCTCCTCTTCTGCACGGGCCTGTACGGAGTGCTCGCCCGCCGCAACGCCATCCTGGTCCTGATGTCCGTCGAGCTGATGCTCAACGCCGTCAACCTCAACCTGGTGGCCTTCGACGTCTGGCTGCGCGACGCCCTGCACGCAGGCCAGGCCCTCACCCTCTTCACCATCGCCATCGCCGCCGCCGAGATCGGCATCGGCCTCGCGATCGTGCTGATGGTGTACCGCAACCGCGGCACGTCGGACGTCGACCGGCTGCGCGACACCGCCGAGGGCCACGAGCCCGCCCCGAACAACCAGAGCGAGGTCACCGCGTGA
- a CDS encoding NADH-quinone oxidoreductase subunit L, protein MSTTTLAVLVPLLPFLGAVAGLLFGRRAPGFVRPLAVLPALASAVLAVLVAFRQGGGKPIVASTELTPTGSVPIDLSLYLNGFAALAAVLVGVVATCVQLYSTAYLREDPRYPSYAALVSLFTSAMLLVVYSGDLMVLLVGWEVMGICSYFLVGHYWETEAARSASLKAFLVTKLGDVPFLIGLFALAIDADSFEIPKILGAVAAGGLDHPTLIALLLLAGVAGKSAQFPLHTWLPDAMAGPTPVSALIHAATMVAAGVYFIARLLPVFTASAAALVVMAVMAAVTMIGSGLAALAQDDIKRVLAYSTIGQLGYMIGALAVGDRGAAVFHLISHGAFKALLFLGAGVIIHAAGTNSLAAMSRMDGLAKRVPDAFWTMTIALLALAAIPPFAGFFSKEAVLVAAEHAAAGHSQSAPSAAGWLVLVAGVLTALLTAAYATRLWLMAFRGRGAAAPDHGKEPVAMTGVLWLLAIPSIGLGLTAGPIADWFDGNALTPTLTTSVLGTGAAAVGAVLTYALWQRATAKAAAVGYGAGGSVAAAVAESAAETPEVAEVTHDHPAVPAGAAPDPGRALLGPLHRHAADGFHLDAVYDRLFVRPVRGAASLVRFLDREVVDTYVRGAGAGPRLLGSLVRRAQTGNVQSYLSALLAGAVVLAIATAVLANVNAGS, encoded by the coding sequence GTGAGCACCACGACCCTCGCGGTCCTCGTCCCGCTCCTGCCCTTCCTGGGCGCGGTGGCGGGACTGCTGTTCGGCCGCCGAGCCCCCGGCTTCGTCAGGCCCCTCGCCGTGCTGCCGGCGCTGGCCTCGGCCGTGCTGGCCGTGCTCGTCGCCTTCCGTCAGGGCGGCGGGAAGCCGATCGTCGCCTCGACCGAGCTGACCCCGACCGGCTCGGTGCCGATCGACCTCTCGCTCTACCTGAACGGCTTCGCCGCGCTGGCCGCCGTCCTGGTCGGCGTCGTCGCCACCTGCGTACAGCTCTACTCCACGGCGTACCTCCGTGAGGACCCGCGCTACCCGTCGTACGCCGCTCTCGTCTCGCTGTTCACCTCCGCCATGCTGCTCGTCGTCTACTCCGGCGACCTGATGGTGCTGCTGGTCGGCTGGGAGGTCATGGGCATCTGCTCGTACTTCCTCGTCGGCCACTACTGGGAGACCGAGGCGGCCCGCTCCGCCTCCCTCAAGGCCTTCCTCGTCACCAAGCTCGGCGACGTCCCCTTCCTGATCGGCCTGTTCGCGCTCGCCATCGACGCCGACTCCTTCGAGATCCCCAAGATCCTGGGCGCCGTCGCCGCGGGCGGCCTCGACCACCCCACGCTGATCGCGCTCCTGCTGCTCGCCGGAGTCGCGGGCAAGTCCGCGCAGTTCCCGCTGCACACCTGGCTCCCGGACGCCATGGCGGGCCCCACCCCGGTCTCCGCACTGATCCACGCCGCGACGATGGTCGCCGCCGGTGTCTACTTCATCGCCCGCCTCCTCCCGGTCTTCACGGCCTCCGCGGCCGCACTGGTGGTCATGGCCGTCATGGCGGCCGTCACGATGATCGGCTCCGGCCTCGCCGCCCTGGCCCAGGACGACATCAAGCGCGTCCTCGCCTACTCCACGATCGGCCAGCTCGGCTACATGATCGGGGCGCTGGCCGTCGGCGACCGCGGGGCCGCCGTCTTCCACCTCATCTCCCACGGCGCCTTCAAGGCGCTCCTGTTCCTCGGTGCGGGCGTGATCATCCACGCCGCCGGGACGAACTCCCTGGCCGCCATGTCCCGGATGGACGGCCTGGCCAAGCGCGTGCCCGACGCCTTCTGGACCATGACGATCGCGCTGCTCGCGCTCGCCGCGATCCCGCCCTTCGCCGGCTTCTTCTCCAAGGAAGCCGTCCTCGTCGCCGCCGAGCACGCCGCCGCCGGACACTCGCAGTCCGCTCCCAGCGCCGCCGGCTGGCTCGTCCTCGTCGCCGGGGTGCTGACCGCCCTGCTCACTGCCGCCTACGCCACCCGGCTCTGGCTGATGGCCTTCCGCGGCCGGGGCGCCGCCGCCCCCGACCACGGCAAGGAGCCCGTCGCCATGACCGGCGTGCTCTGGCTGCTCGCGATCCCGTCCATCGGCCTCGGCCTCACCGCCGGCCCGATCGCCGACTGGTTCGACGGCAACGCACTCACCCCGACACTGACCACCTCCGTCCTCGGCACGGGAGCCGCCGCCGTCGGCGCGGTACTGACCTACGCCCTGTGGCAGCGGGCCACGGCCAAGGCCGCCGCGGTCGGCTACGGAGCCGGCGGATCAGTGGCCGCAGCCGTCGCGGAGTCCGCAGCCGAGACCCCCGAGGTCGCCGAGGTCACCCACGACCACCCCGCCGTCCCGGCCGGCGCAGCCCCCGACCCCGGCCGGGCTCTGCTCGGCCCGCTGCACCGCCACGCGGCCGACGGCTTCCACCTCGACGCCGTCTACGACCGGCTGTTCGTCCGCCCCGTCCGCGGCGCCGCGAGCCTCGTCCGCTTCCTCGACCGCGAGGTCGTGGACACGTACGTCCGCGGCGCGGGCGCCGGCCCCCGGCTGCTCGGCAGCCTCGTACGCCGGGCCCAGACCGGCAACGTGCAGAGCTACCTGAGCGCCCTGCTCGCCGGCGCCGTGGTCCTGGCGATCGCCACCGCCGTCCTCGCCAACGTCAACGCCGGATCGTGA
- a CDS encoding NADH-quinone oxidoreductase subunit M encodes MQFLLAFVVAAPLLGAVAALLPPPPGLKGKSPAQAVLRHGVTVTGAILAAAIALALGFDRDTPARFQATTDINWIQALNVRIHLGIDGISLPLLLMTALLFFLCALYSYFKLPEGPSPKAFVALLLVLESGTLATFAVLDLLLFFLAFEMVLIPMYFLIARWGGAQRQAAAWKFILYTLLGSVVMLLGLLLIGLNSGTFDMVTLASDNGRELTHTTQLLAVLAIGIGLAVKTPMWPLHSWLPDAHTAAPTVGSVLLAGVLLKMGTYGFVRILLPVTPSGMATFAPYLGAFAAIGIVYGSLACLSLARKGNKGDLKRLIAYSSVGHMGFVLLGIASMTPTGVNGALFANIAHGLITGLLFFLVGALKDRYGTADLDTLAGATGAALYGRAPRLGALLAFAAVASLGLPGLAGFWGEMLALFGAFEPAQGLSRPAFLTYMAFGAFGTLLTAAYLLIVVRRVCMGDPKARPESGPALELADIQRYEFAAWTPLAALTVLAGLWPAVLLGLTDPAVQKLLAGGNA; translated from the coding sequence ATGCAGTTCCTTCTGGCGTTCGTCGTGGCCGCACCGCTCCTCGGCGCCGTCGCGGCCCTCCTGCCGCCCCCGCCCGGACTCAAGGGCAAGAGCCCCGCACAGGCCGTGCTGCGCCACGGCGTGACCGTCACCGGCGCGATCCTGGCCGCGGCCATCGCCCTCGCCCTGGGCTTCGACCGGGACACCCCGGCCCGCTTCCAGGCGACCACGGACATCAACTGGATCCAGGCGCTGAACGTCCGGATCCACCTCGGCATCGACGGCATCTCGCTCCCCCTCCTCCTGATGACCGCGCTGCTGTTCTTCCTCTGCGCGCTCTACAGCTACTTCAAGCTCCCAGAAGGCCCCTCCCCGAAGGCCTTCGTCGCGCTGCTCCTCGTCCTCGAATCCGGCACCCTCGCGACCTTCGCCGTACTCGACCTGCTGCTGTTCTTCCTCGCCTTCGAGATGGTCCTCATCCCGATGTACTTCCTCATCGCCCGCTGGGGCGGTGCTCAGCGGCAGGCCGCCGCCTGGAAGTTCATCCTCTACACCCTCCTCGGGTCCGTGGTCATGCTGCTCGGACTGCTGCTGATCGGACTGAACAGCGGCACCTTCGACATGGTGACACTGGCCTCTGACAACGGCCGCGAACTGACCCACACCACCCAGCTCCTGGCCGTCCTCGCCATCGGCATCGGGCTCGCGGTGAAGACCCCGATGTGGCCGCTGCACAGCTGGCTGCCCGACGCCCACACGGCCGCCCCCACCGTCGGATCCGTCCTGCTGGCCGGCGTCCTGCTCAAGATGGGCACCTACGGGTTCGTCCGCATCCTGCTCCCCGTCACCCCCAGCGGCATGGCGACCTTCGCCCCCTACCTGGGCGCCTTCGCCGCCATCGGCATCGTCTACGGGTCCCTCGCCTGCCTCTCGCTCGCCCGCAAGGGCAACAAGGGCGACCTCAAGCGCCTCATCGCCTACTCCTCCGTCGGCCACATGGGCTTCGTCCTGCTCGGCATCGCCTCGATGACCCCCACCGGCGTCAACGGCGCGCTGTTCGCCAACATCGCCCACGGCCTGATCACCGGCCTCCTCTTCTTCCTGGTCGGCGCCCTCAAGGACCGCTACGGCACCGCCGACCTCGACACCCTCGCCGGAGCCACCGGCGCCGCCCTCTACGGCCGCGCCCCCCGGCTCGGCGCCCTCCTCGCCTTCGCCGCCGTCGCCTCCCTCGGCCTGCCCGGCCTCGCCGGGTTCTGGGGCGAGATGCTGGCCCTGTTCGGCGCGTTCGAACCGGCGCAGGGCCTGTCCCGGCCCGCCTTCCTCACGTACATGGCCTTCGGCGCGTTCGGCACCCTGCTCACCGCCGCCTACCTGCTGATCGTCGTACGCCGCGTCTGCATGGGCGACCCCAAGGCCCGGCCCGAGTCCGGGCCCGCGCTCGAACTCGCGGACATCCAGCGCTACGAGTTCGCCGCCTGGACCCCGCTCGCGGCGCTGACCGTCCTCGCCGGCCTGTGGCCCGCTGTCCTCCTCGGCCTCACCGACCCGGCCGTCCAGAAGCTCCTCGCAGGAGGCAACGCATGA
- a CDS encoding NADH-quinone oxidoreductase subunit N produces the protein MTALTASALPAAPATEAASLVQSVDWLAITPVVLPAAVALVVLVADLFLPERRKPLLGWLSVAGLAVATVFLLPLRAGDRATFCLTTDPGACSYTADHFALVIQFLVLAGALITALLSVTTVRDAHVPAGEYWFLLLSSAAGAALLPASRDLATLIVALEVASLPAFALVGMRRGDRLSSEAALKFFLSSVTATAVSLMGISFVYAVTGSLHFTQVADRLEDVPGQLDTLAMAGVALTLVGFAFKTAAVPFHFWVPDTYVGAPLPIAGYLSVIGKAVGFTGLILVTVIVFPAYSDIWGPALAVLAALTMTLGNTAALRQRADRPNSAVRLLAWSSVGQAGYLLVPIAAAAYSGRDQIGSTVAYALMYGAVNLGAFAVAALVARTKPLNRISDYRGLYAQRPAAALSLAFFLLCLAGLPPGLIGLFAKVTVFRSAVDAGLGWLAVVMAVNVVIALYYYLRWTALLFRAPEVAAETRTKAPWPVTAAIALTAVTAVVLSGAPQLVLRFASGSLFPQ, from the coding sequence ATGACGGCCCTGACGGCCTCCGCCCTGCCCGCGGCCCCGGCCACCGAGGCCGCGAGCCTCGTCCAGAGCGTCGACTGGCTCGCGATCACCCCCGTGGTCCTCCCCGCCGCCGTCGCCCTGGTCGTCCTGGTCGCCGACCTCTTCCTGCCGGAGCGGCGCAAGCCGCTGCTCGGCTGGCTCTCCGTGGCCGGCCTCGCCGTCGCGACCGTCTTCCTGCTGCCGCTGCGCGCCGGCGACCGCGCCACCTTCTGCCTCACCACCGACCCCGGGGCGTGCAGCTACACCGCCGACCACTTCGCGCTCGTCATCCAGTTCCTGGTGCTGGCCGGCGCCCTGATCACCGCCCTGCTGTCGGTCACCACCGTCCGCGACGCGCACGTTCCGGCCGGTGAGTACTGGTTCCTGCTGCTGTCCTCCGCCGCCGGCGCGGCCCTGCTGCCCGCCTCCCGCGACCTCGCCACCCTGATCGTCGCCCTCGAAGTCGCCTCGCTGCCCGCCTTCGCCCTCGTCGGCATGCGCCGCGGCGACCGCCTCTCCTCCGAGGCCGCGCTCAAGTTCTTCCTGTCCTCCGTCACCGCCACCGCCGTGTCGCTGATGGGCATCAGCTTCGTCTACGCCGTCACCGGCTCCCTGCACTTCACGCAGGTCGCCGACCGGCTCGAAGACGTACCCGGGCAGCTCGACACCCTCGCCATGGCCGGGGTCGCGCTGACCCTCGTCGGCTTCGCCTTCAAGACCGCCGCCGTCCCCTTCCACTTCTGGGTCCCGGACACCTACGTCGGCGCGCCGCTGCCCATCGCGGGCTACCTCTCCGTGATCGGCAAGGCCGTCGGTTTCACCGGCCTCATCCTCGTCACGGTGATCGTCTTCCCCGCGTACTCCGACATCTGGGGCCCGGCCCTCGCCGTCCTCGCCGCGCTCACCATGACGCTCGGCAACACCGCCGCCCTGCGCCAGCGCGCGGACCGGCCGAACAGCGCCGTACGGCTGCTCGCCTGGTCCTCCGTCGGCCAGGCCGGCTACCTGCTCGTCCCGATCGCCGCCGCCGCGTACTCCGGGCGCGACCAGATCGGCTCCACCGTCGCGTACGCCCTCATGTACGGCGCCGTGAACCTCGGCGCCTTCGCCGTGGCCGCCCTGGTCGCCCGCACGAAGCCGCTGAACCGGATCAGCGACTACCGCGGCCTGTACGCGCAGCGCCCCGCCGCCGCCCTCTCGCTGGCCTTCTTCTTGCTCTGCCTGGCCGGCCTGCCGCCGGGCCTCATCGGTCTCTTCGCCAAGGTCACCGTCTTCCGCTCCGCGGTCGACGCGGGCCTTGGCTGGCTGGCCGTGGTCATGGCGGTCAACGTCGTCATCGCCCTGTACTACTACCTGCGCTGGACGGCACTGCTCTTCCGCGCCCCGGAGGTCGCCGCCGAGACCCGTACGAAGGCCCCGTGGCCGGTCACCGCCGCGATCGCCCTCACGGCCGTCACCGCCGTGGTCCTCTCGGGAGCCCCGCAGCTGGTCCTGCGCTTCGCCTCGGGCAGCCTGTTCCCGCAGTAG